The genomic stretch CGGCTGGCCATCTCGGTCGAGCGGCAGGAGGGCGAGAGGCTGGTCGCCGCCTACAAGCGCATGGCGCTGCGGGAACTGGCCGGCGACTGAGTGGCGCCGCGCCCGGTCAGTTTTTCCCCGTTCGACATGACCGACACCGCGCCGCCCGGCGGCTGGTGCTCAAGCCGCCAGGCCTTCGGGCTCAGGCCGGTGATGCGCAGAAACTCGCGGTTGAAGTTCGATTTGCTGAGGAAGCCGGCGTCGAACATGATGCGGGTGATCGGTTCGTCCGTCGTCGCAAGCAGGCGGCGCGCTTCATCGATCCTGTGGTTGTTGACATATTGCGACACGCTCGATCCGTGGATGCGATTGATCGCCGACGACACGTGCCGAGCCGGCAGGCCGAGCCGCCTGGCGATGCGGCTAAGGTTGAGATCGACGTCCTTGTAGAGTTCCTTCGACCGCATCAGCGCGTCGATCGCCGCCGCGATCGCGGGCTCTTCGCTGGTTGCCGATGGCGTGGTCTGCACCCGAGACGCTTCGTCGTTTTCCTCGTCTTCATCCGGAGCAGCGGCTTCGCTGGCAACCGCGGCGGCGCCGCCGAGCAGCAACAGCGCCAGCACGTTGCCGCCGGCAATGACCGCGCCGGAATGAGCGCCGCCGGTCCATTGCATGTCGAAACTGATGATGATGTCGGTGATGGGCGATGCGAGGATCGCCACCGCCGTCACCCACAGCGATCGGTAGGACCGCAAGACGCCGTCGAGGCGCGATTCGACGAGGATATCGGGACCGGCCAGC from Mesorhizobium sp. 113-3-3 encodes the following:
- a CDS encoding helix-turn-helix domain-containing protein; amino-acid sequence: MIFIPLPFVVSLLLVILLMQMARRSEADLRENGAFMLLMAAYALQSVLIGIRWGYDTRVVMPFLSVLAALIAPLAWIAFSGLTKERSEHRLARLWPHLLPACLVALLLIFWREPVGPAIILVFLSYGPALLWLALAGPDILVESRLDGVLRSYRSLWVTAVAILASPITDIIISFDMQWTGGAHSGAVIAGGNVLALLLLGGAAAVASEAAAPDEDEENDEASRVQTTPSATSEEPAIAAAIDALMRSKELYKDVDLNLSRIARRLGLPARHVSSAINRIHGSSVSQYVNNHRIDEARRLLATTDEPITRIMFDAGFLSKSNFNREFLRITGLSPKAWRLEHQPPGGAVSVMSNGEKLTGRGATQSPASSRSAMRL